Below is a window of Pseudomonadota bacterium DNA.
CCTGATTGAGGTCGCCCTGAAGAACCGACAGGCCTTTGGCAATGCACTCGGCAACCTCGGCCTCATCCTGTTCAATGCCTGTGCCGCAGACCTTTTTCTGTTCCCGAAGATATAACAGCAGGTCCCCCTCGCCGCATCCAAGATCAAGGACTTTGGCCCCCGGTTCAATCCAGGAAGCAATCAGTTTCAGGTCAAAGCGCATCTCTTTGGGATTACTTTTCATGGGAAATGCGCTCCAGAAAGCCTTTGAGTAAATTGCTCAACCGATCATTGGGAAGCAGGAATGCGTCATGGCCCCATTCGGCTTCGATCTCGCAGAAACTTACGTCGAGACTGTTTTTTTTCATTGCCTGGACCAGGGCCTTTGACTGATATGTCGGGTAAAGCCAGTCCGAGGTGAATGAGACGATGAGGAATTTTGCCTTGGCCTTTGCAAAGGCCTTGGACGTAGAACCGCCACCATGCTGGTTTTCCAGGTCAAAATAATCAGCTGCCTTGGTGATATAGAGAAAAGAGTTGGCGTCAAAGCGTTCGACGAATTTTTTCCCCTGGTAGCGGAGATAGCTTTCAACCTGGAAATCCGCATCGAAATGAAAGGAAAAATCGCTTTTATCTTGCAGCCGCCTGCCGAATTTGCGGCGCATGGATTCGTCGGACAGATACGTGACATGGCCGATCATCCGGGCAACGGCAAGGCCCAGGTCCGGTTTGTTGCCGCCGTAATAATTGCCCTTGTTCCAGTTGGGGTCAGCCATGATCGACTGCCGGGAGATTTCGTTGAAGGCGATGGCAAGGGCCGAATGCCTGGCGGTTGTCGCAAGGGGGACTGCGGATTTTACCATATCCGGATAACGCAGGGTCCATTCCAGGACCTGCATGCCGCCGATGGAGCCGCCGATTACTGAACACAGTTTGCTGATGCCAAGATGGTCGATCAAAGCCTTTTGGGCGGTGACCATGTCGCCGACGGTGACCACTGGAAAATCAAGGCCGTATGGTTTGCCGGTTGTAGGGTTAAGGGAAGAAGGGCCGGTGGATCCCATGCAGCTTCCGAGGATATTGGCGCAGATTACAAAATATTTGTCGGTGTCGATACCCTTGCCCGGTCCGATCATCAGATCCCACCAGCCCGGCTTGGAATC
It encodes the following:
- a CDS encoding homoserine O-acetyltransferase; translation: MSEYAESDTNGASVGMVEKQFFTFADAFAPMRLESGVSFGPVTLAYETLGTLTPEKDNAILILHALSGDSHMAGYYRPEDSKPGWWDLMIGPGKGIDTDKYFVICANILGSCMGSTGPSSLNPTTGKPYGLDFPVVTVGDMVTAQKALIDHLGISKLCSVIGGSIGGMQVLEWTLRYPDMVKSAVPLATTARHSALAIAFNEISRQSIMADPNWNKGNYYGGNKPDLGLAVARMIGHVTYLSDESMRRKFGRRLQDKSDFSFHFDADFQVESYLRYQGKKFVERFDANSFLYITKAADYFDLENQHGGGSTSKAFAKAKAKFLIVSFTSDWLYPTYQSKALVQAMKKNSLDVSFCEIEAEWGHDAFLLPNDRLSNLLKGFLERISHEK